CTTCCCTTGTCATCCCTTTTCTATACGGCCTATCAGTAACCATGGCGTCATACGAATCACAAACAGCCAAAATTCTGGCTCCAATGGGAATCTCGTCTGAGCTTAGGTGATCGGGATAACCCTTTCCGTCGTATCTTTCATGGTGGTATCTCACAAGTCTTGCCTCTTTTAAGAGAAGGTCAAACCTGCTTAAAATTTCTTCACCAAATACCGGGTGTTTCTTCATCAATTCGTACTCTTCTTCTGTAAGGCGACCAGGTTTTAAAAGGATACTATCAGGAATCCCTATCTTTCCCAAATCGTGAATGGGACCAACCAGTTCCAGTCCGTGTCTTTCGCACTCAGGAATACCCATAAGGGTAGCAACTCGTAAGCTTAATTTTGCAACCCTTTGGCAATGGCCCTGGGTGTAAGCATCTCTTCTGTTTATTGAAATTATTAGGGAATTAAGCGTCTGCATGAGACTTTCGAAAAGGCTTTCGTAAAGCATCATGTTTTCTATCTGCACTGAAGCATTTTCGGCTATGAGCTTGAGGAGAAAAACATCTTCCGATAGGGTCTTTTCCTTGGTCTTATCTTTTTTCTCGAGACCCAAAAATCCTATGCACTCCTTTTTTATTAAAACTGGAACCAGAAGGAGCTCATCTAACTCTACGTACTTTTCCGAAACGTTTTGGTCTTTAGCGAGATGTCCATTAAGAAATATCCTCTTTTCCATTTTTTCTTTCTCACCCATCACCTTAAAGGGTATGATCTCCTTACTGTCCATGTCCACTGTGTAATAAGCAACGGATCTACCTTCGAATACATCCCGTGTTACTTCCAAAACCTTTTCAAAGACATCTTCACCCACCTTAATAGCGTTGAAACGGGTAGCTATCCGATACATTGCCGTAAGTTCTTTTATTCTATTCTGTAGTTCCCGATTGAGGAGCATTATTTTCTTTTTGTCTTCAAGGGATTGGTGGTTTTTTAGATTTTCCCCAAGGAGTTCCTTTTCCCTTTTGGCCCTCAAAAGACTGAGCCAAAGTTTATCGAATTCGATTGGCTTTAATATGAAATCGGAAGCACCTTTTTTCATCGAGCTTATTATCACATCAGGCTCAAGATACCCCGTGACCATTATGACGGGAATCGTTGGGTCTTTGAGCTTTATTTTCTCGAGTAATGAAACCCCGTTTATGTCAGGAAGCTTTACGTCCGCCAAAACGATGTCAATCCTTTCTGCATCTAGAATCTTCATACCCTCTAACCCGGTGTATGCCTTAAATACCTCACACCCATTGAGCTTTAGGAATTCCGAAAGCATTTCGACTATTGCGGGCATATCGTCTATTATCAGAACCCTTGTTCCTTCAAGCATTATAAACCCCACCTAAAGTTACTCGATTCGAAGCATCTTCAATCTCAATCCTTCAAGCCTTTTGATTTCGTCAACTAGGTGTTCCGTATCGCTGGGTAGCGATCTCTTAGGCTCTTCTTCCGTCTTTTTTCCGACGTTTTTGTACCTTTCTATCTCTTGATAAAGCTTTTGAAGCTTGAGGAAAAGTTCCCTGTTTAGCTTCTTAAGCCTAACCTTCTCTTTCGCATTTTTCACAATGACCCTCAACTCCTCGAGCCTAAAAGGCTTAATTAAATAGTCAAATGCCCCTAGTCTTACCGCATCGATTGCCGTGTCTATCGACGCGTAAGCAGTTATTATGACGAATTCGGTAAGATCATCTATCTCCCTTATCTTTTGAATAAGCTCAATACCTGACATACCTGGCATGCTAAGATCCGTAATTATGAGGTCATACCTGTGATTTTTATACCTTTCGAGGGCCTCTATTCCGTCCCTGGCACCGTCTACTGTGTCCGCCTCATCCCTTAAGTACTCTCTAAGAAGGGAAACAGTCTCGGTATTATCATCGACTATAAGGATGCTAAAATACTCACTTTTCTGATTCATGTCTTCTTGCTTTGTTGGCTACCTTCGCCCCTATCCTCTCGAAAAGAACTTTTTTCATTGCCTCTTCTGAAATTACTACCCGATCCTCCGAGACTTCCGGAGTGGTCACCTTTTCTTGTGACTTGGGCCTAATCTTCATGTGCTTAACATAGGTTCTGATTATGGCTGTAATTCGTAAGTCAGTGATGGTCATCTTGGAACTCTAGATTCTATATCGGCAGGCCAAAAAAAAACTTAAGGGACTCCCCTACTCCTCCTTATCTAGAAATGCAGGCATGGGAGGGAAGGGAAATTTTGGTTGATACGATGCGATGGCTCTCTTTTTCATTGAGAGATTATCCATCTCTTTTAGAACTTTCGTCTTTATAGATTCTAGCCTTCTTAGAATCTCTTTTTCCATCTCTACGTGTTCCTTCTTAACCCACGGAAAATCGACACTTTTTTCCATTATAGACTCTAAAAGTCCGTCTCTCGCTTTGATAATCTCTATGAATGCCTCATCGTCCGGCTCGGATAAAGCATCTTCGGTAAGCCTCACAAATTGGGATATAAGCTCTTCCACGTCCATCACGCGAAAAGCAAAAAAACGTCATCCGGAAATTGCTCGGATATCCGATTGAGATCTACATGAGTCACAATGAGGTACTTTCTCCCTTTTAAATCGTTTAGGAGCTCTTCCTTTTTTCCATCGTATAGCACAATCTCTGGAGCCTCGGTAAAGCTTTTCTCTTTCATGTATGATTCAAGTTGTGCTTGTACAAATTCGATCTTTTCCCCGTTAGGGTGTACTATAAGTTCGGCTATTCTTACATAGGGGTGATTCAAGTAGTAGTCAAACTTTTTTAGCCAGCTTTTCTTATCCCACTCAATGATGAAAAAAGTATCGCTCAATATGGGAAAAACCAGTTTTTCGTCCGTGATTTCCGCCTTTGAAGCTTTTTCTATCAACTGGTCTTTTGTTAAAAAATGGTAGATACCCCACTTGTCCTGTAATTTTCTTAGATTTTTTTGTATTGAAAGCTCGTAATCTGCCACTTCATTCATGAAGGTTCTATTTCCAAAATGGTACACAAAGGACTCGCAAGAGATCAAAGTCTCGTATCCTGCGTGCTTTGCCCTTATGCAAAAATCGTCATCTTCAAAATTCCCAGGAAAGAAATTTTCATCAAATCCCCCTATCTTTTCGATCACCTCCCTCTTTATTGCCATACAAAGCCCAATTATGTAATTCTGCTTATGTAGAGACCCTTATTCTCCTCCTTTAGTTTTACGGCGTACGCGGAAAGTTTCCCAAAATCCACCTTT
This window of the Thermodesulfobacteriota bacterium genome carries:
- a CDS encoding response regulator, translating into MNQKSEYFSILIVDDNTETVSLLREYLRDEADTVDGARDGIEALERYKNHRYDLIITDLSMPGMSGIELIQKIREIDDLTEFVIITAYASIDTAIDAVRLGAFDYLIKPFRLEELRVIVKNAKEKVRLKKLNRELFLKLQKLYQEIERYKNVGKKTEEEPKRSLPSDTEHLVDEIKRLEGLRLKMLRIE
- a CDS encoding response regulator translates to MLEGTRVLIIDDMPAIVEMLSEFLKLNGCEVFKAYTGLEGMKILDAERIDIVLADVKLPDINGVSLLEKIKLKDPTIPVIMVTGYLEPDVIISSMKKGASDFILKPIEFDKLWLSLLRAKREKELLGENLKNHQSLEDKKKIMLLNRELQNRIKELTAMYRIATRFNAIKVGEDVFEKVLEVTRDVFEGRSVAYYTVDMDSKEIIPFKVMGEKEKMEKRIFLNGHLAKDQNVSEKYVELDELLLVPVLIKKECIGFLGLEKKDKTKEKTLSEDVFLLKLIAENASVQIENMMLYESLFESLMQTLNSLIISINRRDAYTQGHCQRVAKLSLRVATLMGIPECERHGLELVGPIHDLGKIGIPDSILLKPGRLTEEEYELMKKHPVFGEEILSRFDLLLKEARLVRYHHERYDGKGYPDHLSSDEIPIGARILAVCDSYDAMVTDRPYRKGMTREEALMEVKRCSGTQFDPEVVEAFLEIISGEEKSSQNWYA